From the genome of Pseudomonadota bacterium:
AAGTCGTCGCGGTTTACACCGCAGTCGTTGTTGAGGTCCGTGTCGCAGGCGGTGCCGATGGCGTCGGCGTCGGCGTCCAGCTGGGTCGGGTTGGCCGCGAGGACGCAGTTGTCGAGGCCGTCGGGGATGGTGTCACCATCCGAGTCCGTTGCACTCGCCGTGGGAGCGGATACGAGAAGAAGCAGGAGCAGCGGTGCTCGGGGGAAGTGGTAGATCGACACGGGAAGGTCCCAACAGAAGCTAAAGCGCTGCCGCAGTGTAGCGCGCCCAAAGACTCCCGCGGTGGCGAGGACACTCTCCCCTCGCGCCGTTGCGGATGGTGCGGTGTAGCACCGGAGAGATCGGTCGGCCCTCGATCCCCCAACCGGACAATCCAGCGCGGCTCAGGCGCTCGCCTCAACCTCGAAGCGGCACACGCTGGCACCGAAGGCCTCGCAATGGGTCTCGCAAGCCATGTAGCGCCGTCCGAGCAGGGTCGTGAACAACTCGCTGAACACGGCCGCATGCCAATCGCAAACGGTGTGCGTCGCCTCCTCCCCACGCACCAACGGGTTGTGGGTGATCTCGAACACGAGGGGCGAGGTGCTCGCCACGCGAAACTCCCCCGAGCCGACGAAGGTCCAGGCGTGCTGGCGAATCGCCTTGGCCAGAAAACGTTCCGCCAAACGCGCTGGCAGCCACCTGAGCAACGGTTTGACCAAGGCGGGGATGCGGTGGCGCACGATGTACTGCGCGGTCGCTGCGCCAGCCCGCGCCGCCAGGGCGGGCGCGGACTGGGGGAGAGCGCAGCGTACGGTTTGATGCAACCGACGAACCTCTGCCTCGTCGATCATCGACGAGCCGTCGGGCATCTCGGCCAGGCGTGCGGCGTTCAGCAACGCGCGCATGCGCACGTCGCC
Proteins encoded in this window:
- the bchJ gene encoding bacteriochlorophyll 4-vinyl reductase, translating into MVATPHPGASDSSKIGPNAILQYLPVLADQLGDVRMRALLNAARLAEMPDGSSMIDEAEVRRLHQTVRCALPQSAPALAARAGAATAQYIVRHRIPALVKPLLRWLPARLAERFLAKAIRQHAWTFVGSGEFRVASTSPLVFEITHNPLVRGEEATHTVCDWHAAVFSELFTTLLGRRYMACETHCEAFGASVCRFEVEASA